The genomic region GCGCAACAGCTTTGTGCACTTAATTTCAAACGgccgtcatttcttcgttaccactactacaaatacaggctataacaacggtcaaaaaccgttgttgtataaaaaagcggacgttgttaaagcgtccgttgtaaaaggttttaacaacggttggttttcttaaggaaaccattgttaaaaatattaacaacggttttaagtataaaaacccgttgtggaaagtgtgactcaattttggggggaaagttataacaatgggttttaatatacaaaaccgttgttataactaaagataacgggttgtttgtaaataaccgttgttgtttgttcttaaaaaataaaaattaaattaaattaaatattactagatgcatgcataattacggcccgttagaattccgatgcatgcattattactgacatcactgtacatatgaacgggtaatatggaatgagaagggttagtaataagatttgaagcagcattgagagatatgatgatgattatggcacaacttcctaacatatatattaattaaaaaacaactcaacccacacattgcttagtataaatacattgcattatctcaactaacatttccattatctcaatatatacatctccaaaccttaactgctaaaacaaactctacttaatctttcaaaacaaactccaaaaaccccaacaaaatgaatgatttcatccttaagactcttaccatgatcgagaacaacaacagcttcatccgccggttcctccaaattgaggaaagtttcaggagctaccttgcggatgctcgatccgcactgaagcacgccaaagaagatggcttgacggagcaaaggcgattgcggctatatgacgatatagcaagctgctgaacggaacctccaaatagccaaggaggagaggacggatacgatagagcggaataagatcctctatgaaaatataagaattgcatttttatatatgtaattttttttttaatttatgtatttataaatatatatatatatatatatatatatatatatatatattatatatgtttatcttgcttcttcatcttgcttcttcattgttttactaactaattatgcgaacaatacttaaacaaataacataatggtcgataaaaacacatacatgcaaaagaaataaatagaaaaataaaataatgacgatgaaactaataaatgacggcgagatttacccgataaatacgaacgtaatagacgatgaaatcaacaaagtgacggcgagaagataaagcgacgatgagaaagagagaaagtgagtgtgtgttttgtgtttgtttgtctgctgtgtttgtgtttgtgtattaagggttgtgttttgtggtctgCAGAGAgacttgtttgtgtggtttatagtatggaaggtattgacaacggttattaaacaacaaccgttgtgaaatatgttttaacaacggttgtaaaaaacacccgttgttaaataagttttaacaacgggtttcaaaaataaccgttgtgattacttttcactaactttgcgccaattttgcgccaaattattaacaacggttgtgcatgtgtgacccgttgttaaaactaataacaacggtttttataaacATACCCGTTGTAAtggattttagtaaaattcgcgccatacattctacaacgtctattgtgattttcgtgaataatcgttgttaaaggggcgttgtagttgcctggatttgtagtagtgtacttATCGAAATGATGTTTGTGATCATAGTTTGAAAGCTAAGATAACAAGCTTTCACTCCAATTCGAATCACCCCCATCGGAGCTTTGCAACTCTAGATATAACAGTTTGAAGTTGACTTTATACGAGCAACCATCTTTCCAACTTGCCCCTTAGACGACTCACTACTTAGACGCACAAAGGCTCTTATAACCTTAAAATGACGGGTATTACACTTATGCCCAAAAATAACCCGTTCTAAAGTGACCCAAACCCAATGTTACTGTAGCCTTATGATTGTCTCATAGACTCATGGTCAGCTAGAGTCGTAGTGGCTTTATGATTGTCTCTCGTGCTGCTTTTATAATACAATTTTCATTGTCATGTATCATCATCTCTCTCAATTTCACTTCTCTCTATCCCGGTTGATAGTTTacacttttctttttttggtGTTACAGTCaataatttatcgtttgttttatttAGTATGTTTTACTTTCTAGCTGCTTTATCTTTTAAGAATATTAAAAATAATTCTCTTCTCTTTGTAATTTGATCTTTGTGTATAAAGTATATATAAACATTTCGTTAAGACAATAGAGCATACTTCACTTACTTTGAACACCAATATAGAAAGAGCTTTATTTCATATAATGTAGATAGAGGGTACTTCATTATTCAAGTGATCATTTTATTACATTATTCATAATTTCTCACAAACTTTTGAGTAATGTATGAAGTGAATCAAACTGATAAAACACCGGGTAGGGATTACACTTTAGTTGTATTGTAACCCCTACTAAAGGAGGGATGCTCTTATTTAGTACGGAGTAGTAAGTCACAGAATGCAACAGAAGCATAGCTGACATTCCCCTCCGTTGTTATAggataattatttaataagaaAAGAATACGTCCAAGCGACGATTGGTTACATCGTCAAGGGAGTGAACTCGGGCCGCCGCTTTTCCCCCAAAGGCCGGATCAGTATAGTTGCTATAGCCTTCAGATTTATTCAGGTGTACTTCTACCACGTTCCAGTCAGTTGGTCCGATTGGCCCAGCTTCCACATAACACTGTCTCACAATAATTGACAACCGTTGTAAATAAGAATAATTATGTATATTATTAAGTAATTAATAAAGATTTCATATCAAAACTAACTTAGCTTGGTTGAAGGTGCGATACAAATTAAATTATAGAAAGACGTAAAAGAATGTTTCAGGGGATGAATGTAGTAATGTCAAGATTGTAGAATGTCACGAGTACAACATTAGTCATACCTTGTTGTTAGGAGTGTCGAAAGCGACAAGCCATTTGCGAGCGGTTGAGTCAGTGCCATCAGCGTACACCACTCCGCCTTTGGAGCCTTCTAAGCCTTGATGAATAAAAACTTCATATCTTCCAGTATCGTTATAAGGTACAGTTGGGTATGCTCCGGTCACATCTCCAGACCAACTATGAGTGTCATACACCACTAAGTCCTTGCGGTTCTTGTTGGTATTGTACACGACACCTACGGTTACTTTGTGGTTGTCCTGAATTATCGAATTGTCGAAAACGACTTCTTTTCCATCAACCTTCTTGATCA from Silene latifolia isolate original U9 population chromosome 3, ASM4854445v1, whole genome shotgun sequence harbors:
- the LOC141646270 gene encoding uncharacterized protein LOC141646270; translation: MATTKMIKKVDGKEVVFDNSIIQDNHKVTVGVVYNTNKNRKDLVVYDTHSWSGDVTGAYPTVPYNDTGRYEVFIHQGLEGSKGGVVYADGTDSTARKWLVAFDTPNNKCYVEAGPIGPTDWNVVEVHLNKSEGYSNYTDPAFGGKAAARVHSLDDVTNRRLDVFFSY